Genomic segment of Desulfuromonadales bacterium:
CTTCAAGGCCAGGGCGCCGACGCCCAGCAGCAGCGCGTGGCCGGAAAAACCGTGCGTGAGGACCGGCAGCAGGGCCAACAGCGCCCCCTGTATAGCCACGGCGCGGATGCAGGCGGCCAGCCGGGCACTGCCGAGGGTGAAGAAATTCAGCAGGATGACCAGCAGCAGGCACAGATTGCTCAGACCAAACATAGAGCTACGATCTCCGGTGGTTTGGTTAACTGTTTGCTGTTATCGCAGCACCAATACAAGGGCAAATATCGAAACCAGAGTGGTGCCGATCAGTATCTGCGGAATCCGCACCAGCCTCAGGCGGGCCATGATCGACTCCACCACGCCGATGAGCAACGCCAGCAACAGCATCCCACCCAGAAAGACCATGGCATCGAGCCACCACAAACCGGTCTGCCAGGGGAGCGCCAGCCGCACCACCAGTGCCCCGAGCACCATCAACTTGAGCGCTGCCCCGTAAAGAATCATGCCGAAGGCCGGGCCGCTGTGATCGAGAACCATCACCTCGTGGATCATGGTCAGTTCCAGATGGGTGTTGGGGTCGTCGAAGGGGATGCGTGAATTCTCGACCAGCAGGACGACCAGCAGACAGACCAGAATCAATCCCAGCGGCGCCGCTGCAGGCCCCTTCCAGGCCGCTTCCAGGTGGGGTCCCAGCAGCGAGTTCAGCGAGAGTTCCCCGGCCAGTCGCGCCAGGACCATCAGCGCGAAGAGGACGGTCGGTTCGGCCAGACAGGAGAAGGTCACCTCGCGGGCGGCGCCCATCCCTTCGAAACTGGAGCCGGTATCGAGGGCGGCAGCCGCGGTGAAGAAGCGGGCGAGGCCGAACAGATAGACGAACAGGATCAGATCCCCTTCAAAGGAGAGCGGCGCCGGCAGTGCTCCAAAGGGTACCAGCAGCGATGCCAGGACGGGCACTGTCAGCCCGACGACCGGTCCAGCCCGGAAGACCCAGGTGGTCGTGCGGCTGAACACGAACCCTTTGCGCCACAGCCGGGCCAGGTCCCAATAGGGCTGCAACAGCGGAGCGCCCACCCGCCCCCCGAACAGGGCCTTGGTCTTGACGATCACCCCCTGCAGCAGGGGAGCGAAAACCAGCAG
This window contains:
- a CDS encoding hydrogenase, producing MFGLSNLCLLLVILLNFFTLGSARLAACIRAVAIQGALLALLPVLTHGFSGHALLLGVGALALKGIFIPWLLLRAIREVRIRREIEPLIGYVPTLILGALVTAAAFIFADFLPLVTEHQGGLFIPTSL
- a CDS encoding NADH-quinone oxidoreductase subunit H; translation: MLGRLLLHLVLLLVFAPLLQGVIVKTKALFGGRVGAPLLQPYWDLARLWRKGFVFSRTTTWVFRAGPVVGLTVPVLASLLVPFGALPAPLSFEGDLILFVYLFGLARFFTAAAALDTGSSFEGMGAAREVTFSCLAEPTVLFALMVLARLAGELSLNSLLGPHLEAAWKGPAAAPLGLILVCLLVVLLVENSRIPFDDPNTHLELTMIHEVMVLDHSGPAFGMILYGAALKLMVLGALVVRLALPWQTGLWWLDAMVFLGGMLLLALLIGVVESIMARLRLVRIPQILIGTTLVSIFALVLVLR